In Dama dama isolate Ldn47 chromosome X, ASM3311817v1, whole genome shotgun sequence, one genomic interval encodes:
- the ZBED1 gene encoding E3 SUMO-protein ligase ZBED1 produces MSGGPAGGGAMECKSLEGGQSDLKLVAHPRAKSKVWRYFGFDTNAEGCILQWKKIYCRICMAQIAYSGNTSNLSYHLEKNHPDEFCEFVKSNTEQMREAFASAFSKLKPDPAQPGGAPEPLAAKAGAHGHESRRQQELTAAVMGLICEGLYPASIVDEPTFRALLKAAEPRYELPSRKFFCGKAIPERYGAVREAVLKELADAAWCGVSTDLWRSPTQNRTYVTLSAHFLGRAAPHGLAVGSRCLKTFEVPEENAAETITRVLYEAFIEWGVHAKVFGATTDRGKDLAQACSLLDIPVHMPCLGHTFDAAIRQAFRLPKLGALLGRCAKLVAYFQQSSVAMVMLQEKQRQQNAAPCMLLSNRVAWWGSTLGMLQRLKEQQFAIAGVLVEDTNNHHLMLEAAEWATIEGLVELLQPFKQVAEMLSASKHPTISMVKPLLHMLLNTTLNPKETDPKEISMAKEVIAKELARTYQESPEIDLFLNVATFLDPRYKRLPFLSTFERQQVENRVLEEAKGLLEKVKEGAYRAPEDKAATPPEEPPPAKKPAPSPTPPPASVINDMLAEIFCPTGGVEDQEEWHAQVVEELSNFKSQKPLALNEDPLKWWSDRLALFPVLPKVLQKYWAVAATRVGPERLFGSCATVVSAKRNRLAPAHVDEQVFLYENARGSGGADAELEDEDEGEWGLDHEQAFVPGEAAHAGFFGVRDGSFV; encoded by the coding sequence ATGAGCGGAGGCCCAGCCGGGGGCGGCGCGATGGAGTGCAAGAGCCTGGAGGGCGGGCAGAGCGACCTCAAGCTGGTGGCGCACCCGCGCGCCAAGAGCAAAGTGTGGCGCTACTTTGGCTTCGACACGAACGCGGAGGGCTGCATCCTGCAGTGGAAGAAGATCTACTGCCGCATCTGCATGGCCCAGATCGCCTACTCGGGCAACACCTCCAACCTGTCCTACCACCTGGAGAAGAACCACCCCGACGAGTTCTGCGAGTTCGTCAAGAGCAACACCGAGCAGATGCGCGAGGCCTTCGCCAGCGCCTTCTCCAAGCTGAAGCCGGACCCCGCGCAGCCCGGCGGCGCGCCGGAGCCGCTCGCCGCCAAGGCCGGTGCGCACGGCCACGAGAGCCGCAGGCAGCAGGAGCTGACCGCCGCCGTCATGGGCCTCATCTGCGAGGGCCTCTACCCGGCCTCCATCGTGGACGAGCCCACGTTCAGGGCGCTGCTGAAGGCCGCCGAGCCGCGCTACGAGCTGCCGAGCCGCAAGTTCTTCTGCGGCAAGGCCATCCCCGAGCGCTACGGCGCCGTGCGCGAGGCGGTGCTCAAGGAGCTGGCGGACGCCGCGTGGTGCGGCGTCTCCACCGACCTGTGGCGCAGCCCGACCCAGAACCGCACCTACGTGACGCTGTCGGCGCACTTCCTGGGCCGCGCCGCCCCCCACGGGCTGGCGGTGGGCTCCCGCTGCCTCAAGACCTTCGAGGTGCCCGAGGAGAACGCGGCCGAGACCATCACGCGCGTCCTGTACGAGGCGTTCATCGAGTGGGGCGTCCACGCCAAGGTCTTCGGCGCCACCACGGACCGCGGCAAGGACCTGGCCCAGGCCTGCTCGCTGCTCGACATCCCGGTGCACATGCCGTGCCTCGGCCACACCTTCGACGCGGCCATCCGCCAGGCCTTCCGGCTGCCCAAGCTGGGCGCGCTGCTGGGCCGCTGCGCCAAGCTGGTGGCCTACTTCCAGCAGTCGTCCGTGGCCATGGTCATGCTCCAGGAGAAGCAGCGTCAGCAGAACGCGGCCCCCTGCATGCTGCTGAGCAACCGCGTGGCCTGGTGGGGCAGCACGCTGGGCATGCTGCAGCGCCTCAAGGAGCAGCAGTTCGCCATCGCCGGGgtgctggtggaggacaccaaCAACCACCATCTCATGCTGGAGGCCGCCGAGTGGGCCACCATCGAGGGCCTCGTGGAGCTGCTGCAGCCCTTCAAGCAGGTGGCCGAGATGCTGTCGGCCTCCAAGCACCCCACCATCAGCATGGTCAAGCCGCTGCTGCACATGCTCCTGAACACGACGCTCAACCCCAAGGAGACGGACCCCAAGGAGATCAGCATGGCCAAGGAGGTGATCGCCAAGGAGCTCGCCAGGACCTACCAGGAGAGCCCCGAGATCGACCTGTTCCTCAACGTGGCCACCTTCCTGGACCCGCGCTACAAGCGGCTGCCGTTCCTCTCCACTTTCGAGCGGCAGCAGGTGGAGAACCGCGTGCTGGAGGAGGCCAAGGGCCTCCTGGAGAAGGTCAAAGAGGGCGCCTACCGCGCGCCCGAGGACAAGGCGGCCACGCCGCCCGAGGAGCCGCCGCCGGCCAAGAAGCCGGCGCCCTCGCCCACGCCGCCGCCGGCCAGCGTCATCAACGACATGCTGGCCGAGATCTTCTGCCCCACGGGGGGCGTGGAGGACCAGGAAGAGTGGCATGCGCAGGTGGTGGAGGAGCTGAGCAACTTCAAGTCGCAGAAGCCCCTGGCGCTCAACGAGGACCCGCTCAAGTGGTGGTCGGACCGCCTGGCGCTCTTCCCGGTGCTGCCGAAGGTGCTGCAGAAGTACTGGGCCGTGGCGGCCACGCGCGTCGGCCCCGAGCGCCTCTTCGGCTCCTGCGCCACCGTGGTGAGTGCCAAGCGCAACCGCCTGGCCCCCGCGCACGTGGACGAGCAGGTCTTCCTCTACGAGAACGCGCGCGGCAGCGGCGGCGCCGACGCCGAGCTGGAAGACGAGGACGAGGGCGAGTGGGGCCTGGACCACGAGCAGGCCTTCGTGCCCGGCGAGGCGGCGCACGCCGGCTTCTTCGGCGTCAGGGACGGCAGCTTCGTGTAG